From Triticum urartu cultivar G1812 chromosome 2, Tu2.1, whole genome shotgun sequence, a single genomic window includes:
- the LOC125538977 gene encoding E3 ubiquitin-protein ligase WAV3-like, which translates to MESAWRKAKRALALRLCVLAPAEGDGGDGRPAASGAGGCRGEAAVTVGSAPEEPAAGGGGALRRSKSGSRSSSKRKCAICFDSMRSGHGQALFTAECSHKFHFHCISSNVKHGNHVCPVCRAKWKEIPLNRSLSSNIPDGRRGINGVQLPQQDAYVALLHQVPNRQRGVRRLHTSEPTDFNDDEPLQQTEATDSLNSRSKKTAEISTYPEFSSIPQSSSQAGFSVLIHLKAPSASSDQVTGRLVNESSVRSPSGRAPVDLVTVIDISGSMAGTKLALLKRAMGFVIQHLGPSDRLSVIAFSSSARRLFHLQRMSHYGRQQALQAINSLGAGGGTNIAEALKKATKVIEDRSYNNSVCSIILLSDGQDTYNLSSNVRGGPKDYSTLVPQSILDDTRRMLPIHAFGFGADHDSDSLHSIAEASGGTFSFIEDEGVMQDAFAQCIGGLLSVVVQEMRLNMECVHPGVQLCSIKSGSYPSMMARDGRSCSVDIGHLYADEERDILLSVNIPQCREQTSLLKVACSYRDLTNETIKLQVDEVKINRPTSAISEHVSIEVDRERNRIQAADSIESARAAAERGALAEAVTILEDCRRRLSESFASRSGDRLSLALDAELREMQERMASRQLYEASGRAYMLSGLSSHSWQRATTRGDSTESSTIVHSYQTPSMVQMLQHSQSHIPSPPGQQPQARPPRPSAR; encoded by the exons ATGGAGAGCGCGTGGAGGAAGGCCAAGCGGGCGCTGGCCCTCCGTCTCTGCGTGCTCGCCCCCGCCGAGGGCGACGGCGGCGATGGGAGGCCGGCGGCGTCGGGCGCCGGCGGGTGTCGGGGCGAGGCGGCCGTGACGGTGGGGTCGGCGCCCGAGGAgccggcggctggcggcggcggcgcgttgCGGAGGTCCAAGTCCGGGAGCAGGTCCTCCTCCAAG AGGAAATGTGCAATATGCTTTGACTCTATGAGATCAGGCCATGGTCAAGCCTTGTTCACTGCAGAATGCTCTCATAAGTTCCATTTTCACTGCATTTCATCCAATGTGAAACATGGGAATCATGTCTGCCCAGTCTGCCGGGCAAAGTGGAAAGAGATACCCTTGAATCGCTCACTCTCTTCCAACATTCCTGATGGAAGACGTGGAATTAATGGAGTCCAATTGCCACAACAAGATGCCTATGTGGCTCTTCTCCATCAAGTTCCAAACCGTCAGCGAGGAGTTCGTCGCTTACATACTTCTGAGCCAacagacttcaatgacgatgaaCCTTTACAGCAGACAGAAGCTACTGACAGTCTTAATTCTCGGTCTAAGAAGACTGCAGAAATCAGTACATATCCAGAATTCTCATCCATTCCACAGTCATCATCTCAAGCTGGATTTTCTGTCCTGATCCACCTGAAAGCTCCCAGTGCTAGCTCAGACCAGGTCACAGGCAGATTGGTCAATGAAAGCTCAGTTAGATCCCCAAGCGGACGTGCTCCTGTTGATCTTGTCACAGTGATTGATATTAGTGGCAGTATGGCAGGCACCAAGCTGGCACTGCTAAAGCGGGCAATGGGCTTTGTGATTCAACACCTTGGTCCATCTGATCGCCTTTCTGTAATTGCTTTCTCATCTTCTGCCCGAAGGCTGTTCCACCTTCAGCGCATGTCGCATTATGGCAGGCAGCAGGCTTTGCAGGCTATTAACTCGCttggtgctggtggtggcacaAACATTGCTGAAGCACTTAAGAAAGCTACAAAGGTGATTGAGGATCGCAGCTATAATAATTCAGTGTGCAGCATCATTCTTCTGTCTGACGGGCAAGATACATACAACCTTAGCTCAAATGTTCGAGGGGGCCCGAAAGATTATAGCACACTTGTCCCACAGTCTATTCTGGATGATACACGGCGTATGCTGCCTATTCATGCTTTTGGATTTGGAGCAGACCATGATTCAGACTCCCTGCATTCAATTGCTGAAGCTTCTGGTGGCACATTTTCCTTTATCGAAGATGAAGGCGTGATGCAGGATGCGTTTGCTCAATGCATTGGTGGGCTTCTTAGTGTTGTCGTACAGGAGATGCGACTCAACATGGAATGTGTTCATCCTGGTGTTCAACTCTGTTCCATCAAATCTGGTAGCTACCCAAGCATGATGGCAAGGGATGGGCGGAGCTGTTCAGTTGATATTGGTCATCTGTATGCTGATGAGGAGAGGGACATTTTGCTGTCGGTGAACATCCCACAGTGTCGCGAACAGACCTCACTGTTAAAGGTTGCTTGTTCTTACAGGGATCTAACTAATGAGACCATCAAGCTTCAAGTAGATGAGGTGAAGATCAACAGGCCGACATCCGCCATATCTGAACATGTATCCATTGAGGTTGACCGTGAGAGGAACCGCATACAGGCCGCTGATTCTATCGAATCTGCGAGGGCTGCTGCTGAGAGGGGTGCTCTTGCCGAGGCTGTGACAATTCTGGAGGACTGCAGGAGGAGACTATCAGAGTCTTTTGCAAGCAGGAGCGGGGACCGTCTTTCCTTGGCCCTTGACGCAGAGCTGAGGGAGATGCAGGAGAGGATGGCGAGTCGCCAGCTCTATGAAGCTTCAGGGAGGGCATACATGCTATCTGGACTGAGCTCGCACTCCTGGCAGCGAGCGACGACACGCGGGGACTCGACAGAGAGCAGCACCATTGTTCACTCCTATCAGACGCCATCCATGGTTCAGATGTTACAGCATTCCCAGAGCCACATCCCTTCGCCGCCGGGCCAGCAGCCACAAGCCCGGCCACCCAGGCCGTCGGCGAGGTAG